In Amia ocellicauda isolate fAmiCal2 chromosome 16, fAmiCal2.hap1, whole genome shotgun sequence, the following proteins share a genomic window:
- the prmt2 gene encoding protein arginine N-methyltransferase 2 isoform X3, whose amino-acid sequence MKMDKTDGTPPHNGGNPVEEFIGISDYCAREDNQLSFSTGDRLLIHNKSSPDWWWAELCGLFGYVPSNHLQPYLEGEDVDDAWQDEEYFGSYGTLKLHLEMLSDRPRTEKYREVIFSNRDALKGRVVLDVGCGTGVISLFCATLSEPAAVYAVEASAMADHTRQLVKQNDCENLVTVFKGRVEELTLPQKVDVLVSEWMGNCLLFEFMVESVLLARDHWLKEGGVMWPSSAILTLVPCQAEEDYSCKIAFWEEPYGLDFSCLKPFAQKEFFSRPKFGHELETDDCLSVPCDILKLDLHSLQIADLESDTLEADSAHAG is encoded by the exons ATGAAAATGGACAAGACGGATGGGACCCCTCCTCATAATGGTGGGAACCCCGTGGAGGAGTTCATTGGCATCTCTGATTACTGTGCCCGGGAAGATAATCAG CTCAGCTTCAGCACCGGGGACCGGCTACTCATCCATAACAAGTCTTCACCTGATTGGTGGTGGGCAGAGCTCTGTGGGCTTTTTGGCTATGTCCCCTCCAATCATCTTCAGCCATACCTGGAGGGAGAGGACGTGGATGATGCGTGGCAGGATGAGGAATACTTCGGCAGCTATGGAACCCTG AAGCTGCACCTGGAGATGCTGTCGGACAGGCCACGCACTGAGAAGTACAGAGAGGTCATCTTCAGCAACAGAGACGCGCTCAAGGGCCGCGTTGTGCTGGATGTGGGCTGCGGAACCGGCGTGATCAGCCTCTTCTGTGCAACACTCTCGGAGCCGGCAGCG GTGTACGCGGTGGAGGCCAGTGCTATGGCGGACCACACCCGGCAGCTGGTGAAGCAGAACGACTGCGAGAACCTGGTGACCGTGTTCAAAGGGCGGGTGGAGGAGCTGACACTGCCACAGAAGGTGGATGTGCTTGTGTCGGAGTGGATGGGCAACTGTCTCTTG TTTGAGTTCATGGTGGAGTCGGTGCTGTTGGCTCGGGACCACTGGCtgaaggaggggggggtcatGTGGCCCTCATCCGCCATCCTGACCCTCGTCCCCTGCCAGGCTGAGGAGGACTACAGCTGCAAGATCGCCTTCTGGGAGGAGCCCTATGGTCTGGACTTCAGCTGTCTCAA GCCCTTTGCCCAGAAGGAGTTCTTCTCCAGGCCCAAGTTTGGACACGAGTTGGAAACAGACGACTGCCTGTCTGTGCCCTGTGACATCCTGAAACTGGACCTCCACTCTCTACAGATTGCTGACCTGGAG TCTGACACACTGGAAGCAGACTCTGCTCATGCTGGATAG
- the prmt2 gene encoding protein arginine N-methyltransferase 2 isoform X2 codes for MKMDKTDGTPPHNGGNPVEEFIGISDYCAREDNQLSFSTGDRLLIHNKSSPDWWWAELCGLFGYVPSNHLQPYLEGEDVDDAWQDEEYFGSYGTLKLHLEMLSDRPRTEKYREVIFSNRDALKGRVVLDVGCGTGVISLFCATLSEPAAVYAVEASAMADHTRQLVKQNDCENLVTVFKGRVEELTLPQKVDVLVSEWMGNCLLFEFMVESVLLARDHWLKEGGVMWPSSAILTLVPCQAEEDYSCKIAFWEEPYGLDFSCLKPFAQKEFFSRPKFGHELETDDCLSVPCDILKLDLHSLQIADLETQHITWLKNGKRFHNI; via the exons ATGAAAATGGACAAGACGGATGGGACCCCTCCTCATAATGGTGGGAACCCCGTGGAGGAGTTCATTGGCATCTCTGATTACTGTGCCCGGGAAGATAATCAG CTCAGCTTCAGCACCGGGGACCGGCTACTCATCCATAACAAGTCTTCACCTGATTGGTGGTGGGCAGAGCTCTGTGGGCTTTTTGGCTATGTCCCCTCCAATCATCTTCAGCCATACCTGGAGGGAGAGGACGTGGATGATGCGTGGCAGGATGAGGAATACTTCGGCAGCTATGGAACCCTG AAGCTGCACCTGGAGATGCTGTCGGACAGGCCACGCACTGAGAAGTACAGAGAGGTCATCTTCAGCAACAGAGACGCGCTCAAGGGCCGCGTTGTGCTGGATGTGGGCTGCGGAACCGGCGTGATCAGCCTCTTCTGTGCAACACTCTCGGAGCCGGCAGCG GTGTACGCGGTGGAGGCCAGTGCTATGGCGGACCACACCCGGCAGCTGGTGAAGCAGAACGACTGCGAGAACCTGGTGACCGTGTTCAAAGGGCGGGTGGAGGAGCTGACACTGCCACAGAAGGTGGATGTGCTTGTGTCGGAGTGGATGGGCAACTGTCTCTTG TTTGAGTTCATGGTGGAGTCGGTGCTGTTGGCTCGGGACCACTGGCtgaaggaggggggggtcatGTGGCCCTCATCCGCCATCCTGACCCTCGTCCCCTGCCAGGCTGAGGAGGACTACAGCTGCAAGATCGCCTTCTGGGAGGAGCCCTATGGTCTGGACTTCAGCTGTCTCAA GCCCTTTGCCCAGAAGGAGTTCTTCTCCAGGCCCAAGTTTGGACACGAGTTGGAAACAGACGACTGCCTGTCTGTGCCCTGTGACATCCTGAAACTGGACCTCCACTCTCTACAGATTGCTGACCTGGAG ACGCAGCACATTACTTGGTTGAAGAATGGAAAACGTTTTCATAATATTTGA
- the prmt2 gene encoding protein arginine N-methyltransferase 2 isoform X1: MKMDKTDGTPPHNGGNPVEEFIGISDYCAREDNQLSFSTGDRLLIHNKSSPDWWWAELCGLFGYVPSNHLQPYLEGEDVDDAWQDEEYFGSYGTLKLHLEMLSDRPRTEKYREVIFSNRDALKGRVVLDVGCGTGVISLFCATLSEPAAVYAVEASAMADHTRQLVKQNDCENLVTVFKGRVEELTLPQKVDVLVSEWMGNCLLFEFMVESVLLARDHWLKEGGVMWPSSAILTLVPCQAEEDYSCKIAFWEEPYGLDFSCLKPFAQKEFFSRPKFGHELETDDCLSVPCDILKLDLHSLQIADLERLKGEFCFKAEKSGTLHGFTAWFSVQFHSLVKGGTSLELNTGPHYPLTHWKQTLLMLDRPVSIQQGDSIRGTILLQRNPVWRRHMTLFLQWTHTSLQDPSACTSGQKSFPMWR, translated from the exons ATGAAAATGGACAAGACGGATGGGACCCCTCCTCATAATGGTGGGAACCCCGTGGAGGAGTTCATTGGCATCTCTGATTACTGTGCCCGGGAAGATAATCAG CTCAGCTTCAGCACCGGGGACCGGCTACTCATCCATAACAAGTCTTCACCTGATTGGTGGTGGGCAGAGCTCTGTGGGCTTTTTGGCTATGTCCCCTCCAATCATCTTCAGCCATACCTGGAGGGAGAGGACGTGGATGATGCGTGGCAGGATGAGGAATACTTCGGCAGCTATGGAACCCTG AAGCTGCACCTGGAGATGCTGTCGGACAGGCCACGCACTGAGAAGTACAGAGAGGTCATCTTCAGCAACAGAGACGCGCTCAAGGGCCGCGTTGTGCTGGATGTGGGCTGCGGAACCGGCGTGATCAGCCTCTTCTGTGCAACACTCTCGGAGCCGGCAGCG GTGTACGCGGTGGAGGCCAGTGCTATGGCGGACCACACCCGGCAGCTGGTGAAGCAGAACGACTGCGAGAACCTGGTGACCGTGTTCAAAGGGCGGGTGGAGGAGCTGACACTGCCACAGAAGGTGGATGTGCTTGTGTCGGAGTGGATGGGCAACTGTCTCTTG TTTGAGTTCATGGTGGAGTCGGTGCTGTTGGCTCGGGACCACTGGCtgaaggaggggggggtcatGTGGCCCTCATCCGCCATCCTGACCCTCGTCCCCTGCCAGGCTGAGGAGGACTACAGCTGCAAGATCGCCTTCTGGGAGGAGCCCTATGGTCTGGACTTCAGCTGTCTCAA GCCCTTTGCCCAGAAGGAGTTCTTCTCCAGGCCCAAGTTTGGACACGAGTTGGAAACAGACGACTGCCTGTCTGTGCCCTGTGACATCCTGAAACTGGACCTCCACTCTCTACAGATTGCTGACCTGGAG AGACTGAAAGGAGAATTTTGCTTCAAAGCGGAGAAATCAGGGACTCTGCATGGGTTTACTGCTTGGTTTAGTGTCCAGTTCCACAGCCTGGTGAAAGGGGGCACTTCGCTGGAGTTAAACACCGGACCTCACTACCC TCTGACACACTGGAAGCAGACTCTGCTCATGCTGGATAGACCTGTCTCCATACAGCAAGGAGACTCAATCCGCGGCACCATCCTGCTCCAGAGAAACCCTGTCTGGAGACGCCACATGACTCTCTTCCTCCAGTGGACTCACACCAGCCTCCAGGACCCTTCAGCATGCACG aGTGGGCAGAAGAGTTTCCCGATGTGGAGATAG
- the LOC136711400 gene encoding UDP-glucuronosyltransferase 1-6 isoform X1 yields the protein MPIERKFRQQVTVGLLVSLYVFSLHTVQGGKLLVVPVDGSHWISMKPVAEELGQRGHTVVVVIPEISLRMGPSRHYTTKTFPVPYTQDRLTELQDMQKMLIASDMSTLEKALSIISFIQTVQNFSTTTCESMLFNQDLMRELKEQEFDAVLTDPVFPCGAILAEYLSIPSIYMLRGIPCSLDFRVTQCPSPPSFVPRLLTRNTDHMTFPQHCLNFLTSLLEPLLCKFFFFKFDNTASALLQRDVTVAEIMSRASVWLMRIDFAFDFPRPLMPNIVLIGGINCAVRKSLPLEVEKFVNSSGEHGFVVFTMGSMVSEMPLEKATQFVDAFRRIPQKVLWRYTGPTPDNLPDNLKLMKWLPQNDLLGHPKVKAFITHGGTHGIYEGICNGVPMVMLPLFGDQPDNVHRMVTRKVGVSLNIQEMTSNTLLEAVNTVIHDKSYKENMMKLSAVHKDRPVEPLDLAVFWTEFVMRHKGAEHLRPAAHDLNWIQYHSLDVIGLLVAVVIISSAMMVKCCTFCFKKCCRSSTSLKKKAD from the exons ATGCCCATCGAACGCAAATTCAGGCAACAGGTCACGGTTGGACTGCTGGTCTCTCTCTATGTATTTTCATTGCATACTGTGCAGGGTGGAAAGCTACTGGTGGTGCCGGTGGATGGGAGTCATTGGATCAGTATGAAACCAGTGGCTGAGGAACTGGGACAAAGGGGACACACAGTGGTCGTGGTAATTCCAGAGATCAGTCTCCGGATGGGGCCTTCAAGGCACTACACAACCAAGACCTTCCCTGTGCCCTACACCCAAGACAGGCTCACAGAACTCCAGGACATGCAGAAGATGTTAATTGCATCAGACATGTCTACACTAGAAAAGGCTCTCTCCATCATCAGCTTCATACAGACTGTACAGAACTTCAGCACGACAACTTGTGAAAGCATGCTGTTTAACCAGGACCTAATGAGGGAACTGAAGGAGCAAGAGTTTGATGCTGTTTTAACAGACCCCGTATTCCCCTGTGGAGCGATCCTGGCTGAATATCTGTCCATCCCTTCCATCTACATGTTAAGAGGAATTCCTTGTTCACTGGACTTTAGGGTCACTCAATGCCCAAGTCCTCCATCTTTTGTCCCCAGGCTTTTAACGAGGAATACAGATCACATGACCTTTCCTCAGCACTGCCTGAACTTTCTAACCAGTCTCCTGGAACCCTTACTTtgtaaattttttttttttaaatttgacaatACAGCTTCTGCTCTCCTCCAGAGAGATGTCACTGTGGCAGAAATCATGAGCCGGGCCTCGGTGTGGCTCATGAGGATTGACTTTGCTTTTGACTTTCCCAGGCCACTGATGCCCAACATAGTTCTAATAGGAGGAATCAACTGTGCTGTGCGGAAATCCCTCCCATTG GAGGTGGAGAAGTTTGTGAACAGCTCTGGAGAGCATGGCTTTGTGGTCTTCACAATGGGCTCGATGGTGTCCGAGATGCCACTGGAGAAAGCCACCCAATTCGTTGATGCCTTCAGGAGGATCCCCCAGAAG GTTCTGTGGAGGTACACTGGACCCACACCAGACAACCTTCCGGACAATCTCAAGCTAATGAAATGGCTGCCACAGAATGATCTCTTGG GCCATCCAAAGGTCAAGGCTTTCATCACTCACGGAGGCACCCATGGCATCTATGAGGGCATCTGTAATGGAGTTCCCATGGTGATGTTGCCCCTGTTTGGGGACCAACCTGATAACGTCCACCGCATGGTCACTCGGAAGGTCGGCGTTTCCCTCAACATCCAAGAAATGACCTCCAACACCCTGCTGGAGGCAGTCAACACAGTCATTCATGACAAAAG CTACAAAGAGAACATGATGAAGCTTTCAGCAGTGCACAAGGACCGGCCTGTGGAGCCGCTGGACCTGGCTGTTTTTTGGACAGAGTTTGTCATGAGGCACAAGGGGGCAGAGCACTTGAGACCAGCTGCCCATGACCTAAACTGGATCCAGTACCACAGCTTGGATGTCATTGGACTGCTAGTTGCTGTGGTGATCATATCTTCTGCCATGATGGTGAAATGTTGCACATTCTGCTTCAAGAAATGCTGCCGTAGCAGTACGTCTTTGAAAAAAAAGGCGGACTGA
- the LOC136711919 gene encoding zinc finger protein 300, whose protein sequence is MNSSSYSLPTMVPNSSVLDSMSMSCSPPASSSEGGQAVLISKPYKCSECGRSFAQLTELELHEMSHAAERPYTCDLCGKTFAQTSALTKHQRVHTGEKPYKCPACNKCFALSSGLVLHKRIHTGERPHNCPLCIKTFISSSHLALHLRSHTGERKYKCSICGKLFLQSSHLVRHKAIHTGEKPFKCPECGKNFGRASHLKTHRRLHTGEKPFKCSECDKAFTQKAGLIMHQRLHTGERPFKCDKCGKAFRSSAHLLSHQALESGERNFMCIQCDKAFKSASSLKQHVKTHESREPYRCGVCHRSFARSSYLQLHMRTHSGERPYHCMVCNKTYAKMATFERHCTQHQQQNGDKDNDDVDDEDVKPPLQPSPLPQSEVNTRAKARAKAKAKKAK, encoded by the coding sequence ATGAACAGCAGCAGCTACTCCCTACCCACCATGGTGCCCAACAGCTCTGTGCTGGACTCCATGTCGATGAGCTGCAGCCCACCTGCCAGCAGCAGTGAAGGGGGCCAGGCGGTGCTCATTAGCAAGCCTTACAAGTGCTCTGAGTGTGGGCGCTCCTTTGCCCAGCTGACTGAGCTGGAGCTCCACGAGATGTCACATGCGGCCGAGCGGCCCTACACCTGCGACCTGTGCGGCAAGACGTTTGCCCAGACCTCTGCCCTCACCAAGCACCAGCGCGTGCACACAGGGGAGAAGCCCTATAAGTGCCCGGCCTGCAACAAGTGCTTCGCCCTCTCTTCCGGCCTGGTGCTGCACAAGCGCATCCACACCGGGGAGCGCCCTCACAACTGCCCGCTGTGCATCAAgaccttcatctcctcctcccaCTTGGCCCTGCACCTGCGTTCGCATACGGGGGAGCGCAAGTACAAGTGCAGCATCTGCGGCAAGCTCTTCCTGCAGTCCTCCCACCTGGTCCGCCACAAGGCCATCCACACAGGGGAGAAGCCCTTCAAATGCCCCGAGTGTGGGAAGAACTTTGGCCGGGCGTCTCACCTGAAGACCCACCGCCGCCTGCACACAGGGGAGAAACCCTTCAAGTGCTCAGAGTGCGACAAGGCCTTCACCCAGAAAGCCGGCCTGATAATGCACCAGAGGTTGCACACAGGGGAGCGCCCTTTCAAGTGCGACAAGTGTGGAAAGGCTTTCCGCTCCTCTGCCCACCTCCTGTCCCACCAGGCTCTCGAGTCCGGGGAGCGCAACTTCATGTGCATCCAGTGTGACAAGGCCTTCAAGTCAGCCTCCTCCCTCAAGCAGCATGTGAAGACCCACGAGAGCCGCGAGCCATACCGCTGTGGTGTGTGCCACCGCTCCTTCGCCCGCTCCTCCTACCTGCAGCTACACATGCGCACTCACAGTGGCGAGCGCCCCTACCACTGCATGGTCTGCAACAAGACCTACGCCAAGATGGCCACCTTTGAGCGCCACTGCACCCAGCACCAGCAGCAGAACGGGGACAAGGACAACGATGACGTTGACGACGAGGACGTAAAGCCCCCACTGCAGCCTTCTCCGCTCCCCCAGTCAGAGGTCAACACTAGGGCCAAAGCCCGGGCCAAAGCAAAGGCCAAAAAGGCTAAGTAA
- the LOC136711400 gene encoding UDP-glucuronosyltransferase 1A1 isoform X3, whose amino-acid sequence MARKLWFPVAGLLAWLCLSVLGPTDGGKLLIMPVEGSHWLSLKVLVNELAQRGHEVVVLVPETNILIKGSDAYKTETFSVPFSKEQLEQNIAGLIQGLFGKGPPKDNGIMANLRRLINFTNMQVKGCESLLYNEGLMQHLKEEKFDLMLTDPFLPCGSIIARAFSLPTVYFLRGIPCGLNYEAAQCPMPPSYVPRFFTGSTDRMTFPQRVQNYLMMLAQFYLCRTLFTSFDELSSRYLQKDITYKELLGHGSIWLLRYDFTFEYPKPQMPNMVLIGGINCVKKNVLTQEVEKFVNSSGEHGFVVFTMGSMVSEMPLEKATQFVDAFRRIPQKVLWRYTGPTPDNLPDNLKLMKWLPQNDLLGHPKVKAFITHGGTHGIYEGICNGVPMVMLPLFGDQPDNVHRMVTRKVGVSLNIQEMTSNTLLEAVNTVIHDKSYKENMMKLSAVHKDRPVEPLDLAVFWTEFVMRHKGAEHLRPAAHDLNWIQYHSLDVIGLLVAVVIISSAMMVKCCTFCFKKCCRSSTSLKKKAD is encoded by the exons ATGGCCAGGAAGCTCTGGTTTCCTGTAGCAGGGTTGCTTGCCTGgctctgtctcagtgtgctggGGCCCACGGATGGGGGCAAGCTGTTGATCATGCCAGTGGAAGGGAGTCACTGGCTCAGCCTGAAGGTGCTGGTGAATGAGCTGGCACAAAGGGGACACGAGGTGGTCGTCCTGGTGCCAGAGACGAACATACTCATCAAGGGCTCGGACGCCTACAAGACAGAGACCTTCTCCGTGCCGTTCAGCAAGGAGCAGCTGGAGCAGAACATTGCCGGCTTGATACAGGGGCTATTCGGCAAGGGCCCGCCAAAGGACAATGGGATTATGGCTAACCTCAGGAGGCTTATTAACTTCACTAATATGCAAGTGAAAGGGTGTGAGAGTCTCCTGTACAACGAGGGACTGATGCAGCATCTCAAGGAGGAGAAGTTCGACCTCATGCTCACTGACCCCTTCCTGCCCTGCGGATCCATCATCGCCAGGGCCTTCTCCCTGCCCACCGTGTACTTCTTGAGGGGCATCCCCTGTGGGCTGAACTATGAGGCCGCCCAGTGCCCCATGCCGCCATCTTATGTGCCCCGCTTCTTCACGGGCAGCACAGACCGCATGACCTTCCCCCAGCGAGTGCAAAACTACCTTATGATGCTGGCACAGTTTTACTTATGCAGAACCTTATTCACCAGCTTTGATGAGCTCTCCAGTAGATACCTTCAAAAAGACATCACTTACAAGGAGCTGTTAGGTCACGGCTCCATCTGGCTGCTGCGATACGACTTCACCTTTGAGTATCCCAAGCCTCAAATGCCCAATATGGTGCTAATCGGTGGCATCAACTGTGTCAAAAAGAATGTTCTGACACAG GAGGTGGAGAAGTTTGTGAACAGCTCTGGAGAGCATGGCTTTGTGGTCTTCACAATGGGCTCGATGGTGTCCGAGATGCCACTGGAGAAAGCCACCCAATTCGTTGATGCCTTCAGGAGGATCCCCCAGAAG GTTCTGTGGAGGTACACTGGACCCACACCAGACAACCTTCCGGACAATCTCAAGCTAATGAAATGGCTGCCACAGAATGATCTCTTGG GCCATCCAAAGGTCAAGGCTTTCATCACTCACGGAGGCACCCATGGCATCTATGAGGGCATCTGTAATGGAGTTCCCATGGTGATGTTGCCCCTGTTTGGGGACCAACCTGATAACGTCCACCGCATGGTCACTCGGAAGGTCGGCGTTTCCCTCAACATCCAAGAAATGACCTCCAACACCCTGCTGGAGGCAGTCAACACAGTCATTCATGACAAAAG CTACAAAGAGAACATGATGAAGCTTTCAGCAGTGCACAAGGACCGGCCTGTGGAGCCGCTGGACCTGGCTGTTTTTTGGACAGAGTTTGTCATGAGGCACAAGGGGGCAGAGCACTTGAGACCAGCTGCCCATGACCTAAACTGGATCCAGTACCACAGCTTGGATGTCATTGGACTGCTAGTTGCTGTGGTGATCATATCTTCTGCCATGATGGTGAAATGTTGCACATTCTGCTTCAAGAAATGCTGCCGTAGCAGTACGTCTTTGAAAAAAAAGGCGGACTGA